Proteins from a genomic interval of Gemmatimonadaceae bacterium:
- a CDS encoding LysM peptidoglycan-binding domain-containing protein, with amino-acid sequence MTTPPPAPDLTPLPDATAAGTPLTRPAPGWFRAGAAAPPRPSRSLAVRVLVALTSSTALLATVALVAAAAIVPPVGARRVARDAALREVAAQLSGGEHVVARAFASQRRWTDMWRESFGVVVATDRRLLYVGAPPTPLLRPRDDGPLELLVESYPYDAAFTLDPRTIWRGRLRGLVLRTPTAQVDFIVNDAEWRDAEQVAEASALARRSATRELERLDEELRAPAPTAAVYVPYVVQRGETLTGLARRFRTSPDVLRQLNQLTTDDIKVGQRLRVPQMLPDDSL; translated from the coding sequence GTGACGACCCCGCCGCCCGCCCCCGACCTGACGCCGCTCCCCGACGCCACCGCCGCCGGAACGCCGCTGACGCGTCCGGCGCCGGGGTGGTTCCGGGCGGGGGCGGCCGCGCCGCCACGACCGAGCCGCAGCCTGGCCGTACGGGTGCTGGTGGCGCTCACCAGTTCCACGGCGCTGCTCGCCACCGTCGCGCTGGTCGCGGCGGCGGCCATCGTGCCCCCGGTTGGCGCGCGACGCGTGGCGCGGGACGCCGCCCTGCGCGAGGTCGCGGCCCAGCTGTCGGGCGGCGAACACGTGGTCGCGCGGGCGTTCGCCTCCCAGCGCCGCTGGACGGACATGTGGCGAGAATCGTTCGGCGTGGTGGTCGCGACCGACCGGCGGCTGCTGTACGTGGGCGCGCCACCCACGCCCCTGCTCCGCCCGCGCGACGATGGCCCCCTCGAACTGCTCGTCGAGAGCTATCCCTACGATGCGGCGTTCACGCTCGATCCGCGCACGATCTGGCGCGGGCGTCTGCGCGGCCTGGTGCTGCGCACGCCCACGGCGCAGGTGGATTTCATCGTGAACGACGCCGAGTGGCGCGACGCCGAGCAGGTCGCCGAGGCGAGTGCGCTGGCGCGTCGCAGCGCCACGCGTGAACTCGAACGGCTCGATGAAGAGCTGCGCGCGCCGGCGCCGACCGCCGCCGTGTATGTGCCCTACGTCGTGCAGCGCGGCGAAACACTCACCGGCCTGGCGCGGCGCTTCCGCACGTCACCCGATGTCCTGCGGCAGCTCAATCAGCTCACGACCGACGACATAAAAGTCGGGCAGCGCCTGCGCGTGCCGCAGATGCTGCCCGACGATTCCCTCTAG